The following coding sequences are from one Nonlabens arenilitoris window:
- a CDS encoding peptide MFS transporter: protein MEYKFGGSLTNQKTVLGHPSGLFVLFFTEMWERFSYYGMRALLVLFLVASVFDEGWGWDRADALTLYAFYTGLVYVTPIFGGLIADKITGYRKAVVIGALLMTLGHASMALEGLTGTFFYLGLVLLIIGNGMFKPNISSMVGKLYKTEDKEKDAGYTIFYMGINAGAFLGILLCGYIGESVGWHYGFGLAGIFMFVGMLQFYFAQEIFGKIGLSPKGAEDFDDAMEDALEETEDAIEDTIEEAKSSRVVSDRLIVIGVLAFFTIFFWWAFEQAGGSMTIFAADYTDRVLEGDGALIFKIFNTLLTVIPMIIITWVLGMLFKQTYTKFALSNILLGLSFVIIWAIVIWMLYRQFTDPAPEVPASWFGILNSFFIIAFAPIFSKIWESKLNPSGPVKFAIGLILLGIGFGILAFGSMGIPLGAKTASVSMIFLILAYLFHTLGELCVSPVGLSYVSKLSPGKLVGLMFGIWFVANFIANTAAGLTGRYIDPIVEDYGMATFFMIFTIIPIAAGFIMLALSRLLVKMMHGIR from the coding sequence ATGGAATATAAATTTGGTGGTTCACTAACGAACCAAAAAACAGTTCTAGGACATCCATCAGGATTGTTTGTTCTTTTCTTTACTGAAATGTGGGAACGATTCTCTTATTATGGAATGAGAGCATTGCTTGTTCTTTTCTTAGTTGCATCTGTCTTTGACGAAGGTTGGGGCTGGGATAGAGCTGATGCATTAACCTTATATGCTTTCTATACAGGTCTAGTTTATGTTACTCCTATTTTCGGTGGATTAATAGCAGATAAGATTACAGGTTATAGAAAAGCTGTTGTTATAGGAGCTTTATTAATGACTTTAGGTCATGCCTCTATGGCACTTGAAGGACTTACAGGAACATTTTTCTATTTGGGTCTGGTTCTATTGATTATAGGTAATGGAATGTTTAAGCCGAACATCTCTTCTATGGTAGGTAAATTATATAAAACAGAAGATAAAGAGAAAGATGCAGGATATACAATATTCTATATGGGTATTAATGCAGGTGCTTTTCTAGGTATATTACTTTGTGGATACATAGGTGAATCTGTAGGATGGCATTATGGTTTTGGACTTGCTGGAATATTTATGTTTGTCGGTATGTTGCAATTCTATTTTGCTCAAGAAATTTTTGGTAAAATAGGGTTATCACCTAAAGGTGCTGAAGATTTTGATGATGCTATGGAAGACGCCTTAGAAGAAACTGAAGACGCAATTGAAGATACAATAGAAGAAGCTAAAAGCTCTAGAGTTGTATCAGATCGACTAATTGTTATTGGTGTACTAGCATTCTTTACCATATTTTTCTGGTGGGCATTTGAACAGGCAGGTGGATCCATGACTATTTTTGCTGCAGACTATACAGATCGTGTATTAGAAGGTGATGGTGCGTTAATCTTTAAGATTTTTAATACATTATTAACGGTGATACCTATGATCATTATCACTTGGGTATTAGGTATGTTATTTAAACAGACATATACAAAGTTTGCTTTATCTAACATATTACTAGGTTTAAGTTTTGTCATCATTTGGGCAATCGTAATATGGATGTTATACAGACAATTTACAGATCCTGCTCCAGAGGTACCAGCTTCATGGTTTGGAATTTTAAACTCTTTCTTCATCATTGCATTTGCACCTATATTTTCCAAAATTTGGGAAAGTAAATTAAACCCATCAGGACCTGTTAAGTTTGCTATTGGATTAATTTTACTAGGTATTGGTTTTGGAATTTTAGCATTTGGTTCTATGGGAATTCCGCTAGGAGCAAAAACGGCATCGGTAAGCATGATTTTCTTAATACTAGCATATTTATTCCATACACTAGGTGAATTATGTGTTTCTCCTGTAGGGTTATCCTATGTAAGTAAACTATCACCAGGAAAACTAGTTGGGTTAATGTTCGGTATATGGTTTGTTGCAAACTTTATAGCAAATACAGCAGCTGGACTAACAGGTAGATATATTGACCCTATTGTTGAAGATTATGGTATGGCTACATTCTTTATGATATTTACCATCATACCTATTGCCGCTGGTTTTATTATGTTAGCACTTAGTAGACTATTGGTAAAAATGATGCACGGTATCAGATAA
- a CDS encoding S9 family peptidase — MIKKTLFAALFLLTSSMIIAQQNITVEDIYTGEFRTAGLQSLESLNNGKEYIVLNYNRDRTQTIDKYSYATGEKTGTLVSSADLRLPIRSYTLSDDESQMLIVSQSEQIFRYSSYDKVHVYDMNTKELTLVSDELVRSAALSPDGKKVAYVFENNIYYKDLASGATTQVTTDGETNKLINGVSDWVYEEEFAIVRAYQWSPDSKQIAFISFDESEVPEFSMDVYGNALYQKQDVFKYPKAGEKNAVVGLHVYDLLTRKRNEINLNRNEEFYIARINYSPNGKLAAQVLNRHQDVLDFYYVDPSGNASIAFTEKDKAYVDVTDDLTFLEDGSFLWTSEKDNWRHIYHYDANGNEKKQITSGNWDVTSYYGYDAKNKRIFYQSTEDGSINRGIYSISLKGKKKTKLSNRIGTNSASFSSNFSYFINTYSSATTPPVYTLHDSKKGNQVREIQNNSGLLDKLKDYKFAQKEFSTINVNGNDLNMWTMKPADFDPKKEYPLLMFQYSGPGSQQVANRWYGANDYWHSMLANDGYIVICVDGRGTGYKGADFKKVTQKELGKYEVEDQIAVAKKMGAMDYIDSSRIGIWGWSYGGFMSSNCILQGNDTFSTAIAVAPVTSWRFYDSIYTERYMTTPQENASGYDNNSPMSHVDKLKGKYLLIHGSADDNVHVQNTMRMVEALVQANKQFDWAIYPDKNHGIYGGNTRIHLFNKMTNFIHNNL; from the coding sequence ATGATTAAGAAAACACTTTTTGCAGCACTATTTTTATTGACGAGCTCAATGATAATTGCCCAGCAAAACATTACCGTAGAGGACATTTATACAGGCGAGTTTCGCACCGCTGGTTTACAATCTCTAGAATCTTTAAATAACGGTAAAGAATACATCGTTCTCAATTATAATCGCGACCGTACACAAACCATAGATAAGTACAGCTATGCCACTGGCGAGAAAACAGGGACGCTAGTAAGTAGTGCTGACCTTAGATTACCTATACGTTCATACACCTTAAGCGATGATGAATCACAAATGCTTATCGTTTCTCAAAGCGAGCAAATCTTTAGATACAGTTCTTATGATAAAGTGCATGTGTATGACATGAATACTAAAGAACTCACGCTGGTAAGTGATGAATTAGTACGCAGTGCAGCACTTTCTCCAGATGGTAAAAAAGTAGCTTATGTGTTTGAAAATAATATTTATTATAAAGATTTAGCTAGTGGCGCAACTACACAAGTAACTACTGATGGTGAAACTAATAAGCTTATTAATGGAGTTTCCGATTGGGTTTATGAAGAAGAATTTGCCATAGTTCGTGCTTATCAGTGGAGTCCTGATAGTAAACAAATAGCTTTTATCTCTTTTGACGAGAGTGAAGTTCCAGAATTCTCTATGGATGTTTATGGTAATGCATTATACCAAAAGCAAGATGTTTTTAAATACCCTAAAGCTGGTGAAAAGAACGCAGTGGTAGGGTTGCATGTGTATGACTTGCTTACGCGAAAGCGTAATGAAATCAACTTGAATCGTAATGAAGAGTTTTACATTGCGCGAATTAATTACTCGCCAAATGGCAAACTAGCAGCACAAGTACTAAATAGACATCAAGATGTTCTTGACTTTTACTATGTAGACCCATCTGGTAATGCTAGTATAGCTTTTACAGAGAAAGACAAAGCTTATGTAGACGTAACAGATGATTTAACATTCCTAGAAGATGGTAGTTTTTTATGGACCAGTGAAAAAGACAACTGGAGACATATCTACCACTATGATGCAAATGGGAATGAGAAAAAACAAATCACCAGTGGTAACTGGGATGTGACATCTTACTACGGCTATGATGCTAAAAACAAACGTATTTTCTATCAAAGCACAGAGGATGGAAGCATCAACCGCGGCATCTATTCCATTTCTTTAAAAGGAAAAAAGAAGACAAAATTGTCTAATAGAATAGGAACCAACAGCGCTTCTTTCAGTAGTAATTTTAGTTACTTCATTAACACTTATTCTAGCGCTACTACTCCACCGGTTTATACCTTACACGATTCTAAAAAAGGAAACCAGGTAAGAGAAATTCAAAATAACAGTGGTTTATTAGATAAATTGAAAGATTACAAGTTTGCTCAAAAAGAGTTTTCTACCATTAATGTAAATGGGAATGACTTGAATATGTGGACCATGAAACCAGCAGATTTTGACCCTAAGAAGGAATATCCACTACTAATGTTTCAATACAGCGGTCCAGGTTCACAGCAAGTAGCTAATCGCTGGTATGGCGCAAATGATTACTGGCATAGCATGCTAGCAAATGATGGTTATATAGTCATTTGTGTAGACGGACGTGGTACTGGTTACAAAGGAGCCGATTTTAAAAAAGTGACTCAAAAAGAATTGGGTAAATATGAAGTAGAAGATCAAATCGCAGTGGCCAAAAAAATGGGTGCTATGGATTATATCGATAGTTCGCGAATAGGAATATGGGGTTGGTCTTATGGTGGGTTTATGAGTTCTAACTGTATTCTACAAGGTAATGACACCTTTAGTACAGCGATTGCCGTTGCACCAGTCACTTCGTGGAGATTTTATGACAGCATATATACAGAACGTTATATGACGACACCGCAAGAAAATGCAAGTGGATATGATAATAATAGCCCGATGAGTCATGTAGATAAGCTCAAAGGTAAGTACTTACTTATACACGGTAGTGCAGATGATAATGTACATGTACAAAACACCATGCGTATGGTTGAAGCTCTTGTACAGGCTAACAAACAATTTGATTGGGCGATTTACCCTGATAAAAACCATGGAATTTATGGAGGCAATACACGCATCCATTTATTTAACAAGATGACAAACTTCATTCATAATAACCTTTAA
- a CDS encoding hydroxymethylglutaryl-CoA reductase, degradative, whose product MDAPVIGFSKLSKTEKVNWLVDTYFDGNTVVHNTITRYWNQDQKLQDLHDGFSENTITNYYFPFGLAPNFLIDDKLVTIPMAIEESSVVAAASKAAKFWLDRGGFKTTIKSTIKSGQVHIMYSGLHGEMDAFYAFAKADLLQSIESINASMKKRGGGLLDIKLVNKTDVLSGYYQLHATFETKDAMGANFINTTLEQLANTLREKAKEFQGFSLGKPEVIMSILSNYVPECVVNVSVSCKIDELGTINGVSGADFARKFTRAVDIATVEPYRAVTHNKGIMNGIDAVVIATGNDFRAIEAGVHAYAARDGQYRSLTRARVENDVFTFEADFPLALGTVGGLTSLHPLSKLALQILENPSAQDLMRVTAVCGLAQNFAALHSLVTTGIQAGHMKMHLVNMLEQIGANDDEKLLLKKAFQDKTPSFSGLRESLADLRRK is encoded by the coding sequence ATGGATGCACCCGTAATCGGTTTTTCAAAACTCTCTAAAACAGAAAAAGTTAACTGGCTAGTAGATACTTATTTTGATGGTAATACAGTAGTCCATAATACCATAACACGTTACTGGAATCAAGATCAAAAATTACAAGATTTACATGATGGTTTTAGTGAAAACACGATTACTAACTATTATTTCCCCTTTGGATTAGCGCCTAATTTTCTTATTGACGATAAATTAGTCACTATTCCTATGGCAATTGAGGAAAGCTCGGTTGTTGCAGCGGCAAGCAAAGCGGCTAAGTTTTGGCTAGATCGAGGTGGTTTTAAAACTACTATAAAATCTACTATAAAATCGGGTCAGGTACACATCATGTATAGTGGATTACATGGTGAGATGGATGCGTTTTACGCTTTCGCGAAAGCAGACTTACTACAATCTATCGAGTCAATAAATGCCAGTATGAAAAAACGTGGAGGTGGATTGCTAGACATAAAATTAGTTAATAAGACCGATGTGCTATCTGGTTATTATCAACTGCATGCTACCTTTGAGACGAAGGATGCGATGGGTGCTAATTTTATCAATACCACGCTCGAGCAACTAGCAAATACATTAAGAGAAAAAGCTAAAGAGTTTCAAGGTTTTTCATTGGGAAAGCCTGAAGTGATTATGAGTATATTGAGTAATTATGTGCCAGAATGTGTTGTGAACGTATCCGTTTCTTGTAAAATTGATGAATTAGGAACTATAAATGGAGTGAGCGGTGCCGATTTTGCTCGTAAATTTACTCGTGCAGTAGATATTGCAACCGTAGAACCTTATCGTGCGGTGACGCATAACAAAGGAATTATGAACGGTATAGACGCTGTAGTGATTGCGACCGGTAACGATTTTAGAGCCATTGAGGCTGGAGTACATGCTTATGCGGCTAGAGATGGACAGTATAGGAGTTTAACTAGAGCAAGAGTAGAAAACGATGTCTTTACTTTTGAAGCAGATTTTCCACTAGCGTTAGGGACAGTAGGTGGATTAACATCGTTACATCCACTTTCTAAATTAGCCTTGCAAATTTTAGAAAACCCTAGTGCTCAAGATTTAATGAGAGTAACAGCTGTCTGTGGACTAGCACAGAATTTTGCCGCATTACATTCACTAGTAACTACAGGAATACAAGCAGGACACATGAAAATGCATCTAGTGAATATGCTAGAACAAATAGGAGCAAACGATGATGAAAAGTTACTACTTAAAAAAGCTTTTCAAGATAAAACACCTAGTTTTTCTGGATTAAGAGAATCACTAGCAGATTTGCGTAGAAAATAA
- a CDS encoding DUF1572 domain-containing protein produces MVNAKVLADRVREVFLNGTWIANTNYKDQLVDLDWHVAIAELHSFNTIAVLAQHIHYYVAGVNNVFANGKLEISDVYSFDFPEIKSQQDWDLFLNRFWQDCEYLALYVEQLSNEELKKDFVDPKYGDFYRNIDAIIEHSYYHLGQIVLIKKALID; encoded by the coding sequence ATGGTTAATGCTAAAGTACTTGCTGATCGTGTGAGAGAAGTTTTTCTCAATGGGACTTGGATAGCTAATACTAATTATAAAGACCAGTTAGTTGATCTAGACTGGCATGTTGCAATTGCTGAATTGCATTCATTTAATACTATAGCCGTACTTGCTCAACATATTCACTATTATGTCGCAGGTGTTAATAATGTATTTGCAAACGGTAAGTTAGAAATTAGTGATGTGTATAGTTTTGATTTTCCTGAAATCAAATCACAACAAGATTGGGATCTTTTTTTAAATAGGTTCTGGCAGGATTGTGAGTATCTAGCCTTGTATGTCGAGCAATTATCTAATGAGGAACTTAAAAAGGATTTTGTAGATCCTAAGTATGGTGATTTTTATAGAAATATCGATGCTATTATTGAGCATAGTTACTATCACTTGGGCCAAATAGTTTTAATTAAAAAAGCGCTAATCGATTAA
- a CDS encoding GYDIA family GHMP kinase produces the protein MNKEVIKKKYSAHGKFLITGEYVVLDNVSALAMPLKLNQYLNINSRNDGQFAWKSYDHDGSLWFEATLDLNVLKNQDTFKSDNAVTVKLVEVLRKAIELHPQALDKIADGFNAITTLDFNRKYGMGTSSTLISLIAQWLECDPYALQFECFGGSGYDIACATENSRLIYNYNNGQPIVEPFDWNPAIMKSIFFVYLNRKQNSRDSIARFDSSLLTDELRKELDEMPQRFKDASNNLAHFNEVVNRHEAIISSLIGLEPVKQKLFPDYTQAIKSLGGWGGDFIMCTGGVEERDYFKVKGYDVVLEWDEVVN, from the coding sequence TTGAATAAAGAAGTCATCAAAAAGAAATATAGCGCTCATGGTAAATTCCTTATCACAGGTGAATATGTCGTGCTCGATAACGTGTCTGCGCTAGCGATGCCTTTAAAGTTAAATCAGTATCTTAATATTAATTCTAGAAATGATGGTCAGTTCGCTTGGAAAAGCTATGACCATGATGGTAGTTTGTGGTTTGAGGCTACACTTGATTTAAATGTTTTGAAAAATCAAGACACTTTTAAATCTGATAATGCGGTTACAGTTAAACTTGTTGAGGTTTTAAGAAAAGCAATAGAGTTGCATCCTCAAGCGCTGGATAAAATCGCTGATGGATTCAATGCAATCACGACATTAGATTTTAATCGAAAATACGGTATGGGAACTAGTTCTACATTAATTTCCCTTATAGCGCAATGGCTAGAATGTGATCCATATGCTTTACAGTTTGAATGTTTTGGTGGTAGTGGATATGATATAGCTTGTGCCACCGAAAATAGTAGACTTATTTATAATTATAATAACGGGCAACCAATTGTTGAACCATTTGATTGGAATCCCGCTATAATGAAATCTATTTTCTTTGTGTATCTCAACAGAAAACAAAATAGCAGAGACTCTATAGCACGTTTTGATAGTTCATTACTAACCGATGAATTAAGGAAGGAATTGGATGAGATGCCACAAAGATTTAAGGATGCCTCTAATAATCTAGCTCACTTTAATGAGGTCGTCAATAGACACGAAGCTATCATTTCTAGTTTAATAGGATTAGAGCCAGTAAAGCAAAAGCTTTTTCCAGATTATACACAAGCCATAAAAAGTTTAGGTGGTTGGGGTGGCGATTTTATCATGTGTACTGGTGGAGTAGAGGAACGCGATTACTTTAAAGTAAAGGGTTATGATGTTGTGCTGGAATGGGATGAGGTCGTGAACTGA
- a CDS encoding peptidylprolyl isomerase: MAILGKIRSQGLILILVIALALFAFIIQGLLTSNGAAKASSLGSVGNTEIDREAFGRRVEATMQQRGAGTSTVQAVNSVWDAEIRDAVLNMQIEEAGIEVSDEAVKNQVKSMYANAPIFLDENGQFSEIKMNTFVADLKNNQPERYQLWLQDVENAADQAKQTQFFNLLKSGIIGTQAAGEMEYRLANDNRSFTFVNIPYTSIADTEVEISKSEISSYIANNESKFKSDAQRDIQYVVFEDKASEADKAAMKADMTKLLSSYQEFSENTNRTETYQGLNTVEDVETFVNSQSDVPYDGSYLLTSKLPATAKAIAALEEGATYGPYEDGAYMKISRLEDKKTIMDSVQTKHILVAYAGATRSASTRTKEDAKKVADSIFATIGQSSGKFNTKWDYFKENTEVAKGEDIGWVVYSGNARNFAPGFTKFLFENDKGSIGISESSFGYHIIYIQDAKTPTEAVKIATIAKKVDASKATGKQLFTNAQKFQQGAADKDFTEVAKEFSLDVKPVKNLKAMDENLPGLQRNRSIVQWAFKEGTDIGDTERFETPEGYVIVQLTRKAEAGLMSAEEASATVTPILRNKKKAKMIMDQITATEVNDIASAQGLNARAATAVNRKNPTIPGVGEEPKVVGTAFGLAEGETSKPIAGEKGVFVVKVTAIENAPDLGSYKADANEVANRTANQATSKLVEALKKSIEITDNRSTFY, translated from the coding sequence ATGGCCATATTAGGTAAAATCAGATCACAAGGATTAATCCTTATTCTAGTAATCGCACTTGCATTATTTGCATTTATCATTCAAGGTTTGCTCACCTCTAACGGCGCTGCAAAGGCATCTTCTCTAGGTTCTGTAGGTAATACAGAAATAGACAGAGAAGCTTTTGGACGTAGAGTTGAGGCGACTATGCAACAACGTGGTGCAGGAACATCGACTGTTCAAGCGGTAAACAGCGTTTGGGATGCAGAGATTAGAGATGCGGTTTTAAACATGCAAATTGAAGAAGCTGGTATTGAAGTATCAGACGAGGCTGTAAAAAATCAAGTAAAAAGCATGTATGCTAACGCTCCTATTTTCTTAGATGAAAATGGACAGTTCTCTGAAATCAAAATGAACACATTTGTTGCTGATCTAAAAAACAATCAACCAGAACGTTACCAGTTATGGTTACAAGATGTTGAAAATGCAGCAGATCAAGCAAAACAGACACAATTTTTCAACTTGTTGAAATCTGGTATTATAGGTACGCAAGCAGCAGGAGAAATGGAATATCGTCTTGCAAATGATAATCGCAGTTTTACATTTGTTAACATACCATACACGAGCATCGCAGACACTGAGGTTGAAATTTCAAAATCTGAGATATCATCTTATATCGCTAATAACGAATCAAAATTTAAGTCTGATGCGCAACGCGATATTCAATACGTTGTCTTTGAAGACAAAGCTTCAGAAGCTGATAAAGCAGCAATGAAAGCTGACATGACTAAACTTTTAAGTTCTTATCAAGAGTTTAGTGAAAACACTAATAGAACTGAGACTTACCAAGGTCTTAACACTGTAGAAGACGTTGAAACGTTTGTAAATTCTCAATCAGATGTGCCTTATGACGGCTCTTACTTATTAACATCTAAGTTACCAGCGACAGCTAAAGCAATCGCTGCACTTGAAGAAGGAGCGACATATGGACCATATGAGGATGGCGCATATATGAAGATTTCACGTCTTGAAGACAAGAAAACCATCATGGATAGTGTACAAACTAAGCACATTCTTGTAGCCTATGCTGGTGCAACGCGTTCTGCATCTACAAGAACAAAAGAAGATGCTAAGAAAGTAGCTGATAGTATTTTTGCTACAATAGGACAAAGCAGTGGTAAATTCAATACTAAATGGGACTACTTCAAAGAGAATACTGAAGTAGCTAAAGGTGAAGACATAGGCTGGGTAGTTTACTCTGGTAACGCTAGAAACTTTGCTCCTGGATTTACTAAGTTCCTATTTGAAAATGATAAAGGCTCTATAGGAATTTCGGAAAGTTCTTTTGGTTATCACATTATTTATATTCAAGACGCTAAGACACCGACTGAGGCTGTTAAAATAGCAACCATTGCAAAGAAAGTTGATGCTTCTAAAGCAACTGGAAAGCAACTATTTACTAATGCTCAAAAATTCCAACAAGGCGCGGCTGATAAAGATTTTACTGAAGTTGCAAAAGAATTCTCTTTAGACGTTAAACCTGTAAAGAATTTAAAAGCAATGGATGAGAACTTACCAGGTTTGCAAAGAAATCGCTCTATTGTACAATGGGCATTTAAAGAAGGAACAGACATAGGCGACACAGAGCGTTTTGAAACTCCTGAAGGTTATGTAATCGTACAATTAACTAGAAAAGCTGAAGCAGGACTAATGTCTGCTGAAGAAGCAAGTGCAACTGTGACTCCTATACTGCGTAATAAGAAGAAAGCAAAAATGATCATGGATCAGATTACAGCTACCGAAGTTAATGACATCGCATCGGCACAAGGTTTAAATGCTAGAGCAGCTACTGCTGTTAATCGCAAAAACCCAACGATACCTGGTGTAGGTGAAGAACCTAAAGTAGTAGGTACAGCATTTGGTCTTGCTGAAGGAGAAACTTCAAAACCTATTGCTGGTGAAAAAGGTGTTTTTGTTGTTAAAGTAACGGCAATTGAAAACGCACCAGATCTAGGAAGCTATAAAGCAGATGCTAATGAGGTTGCTAATCGTACTGCAAACCAAGCGACATCTAAGTTAGTAGAGGCTCTTAAGAAGTCTATAGAGATTACAGATAATAGATCTACCTTTTACTAG
- a CDS encoding hemolysin family protein, translated as MLTAVLIIFTMLVLSAFFSGMEIAYVSSNKIHIELEKRQEDFIGRVLRNLTAQPSKFIISMLIGNSIALVVYGMYMGDLVTEELIIPHLELTESLQLVVQTIISTLVILLTAEFLPKVFFQIYSNELLKFFALPAYIFYLLFTPISWICIKISDFFLRIFFKSNGDHIQLSFSKIELGNYITEQMESAQEQDEVDTEIQIFQNALDFSAVKAREVMVPRTEMISVQQGIDIKELNKKFVSTGLSKILIHQETIDDITGYVHSFDLFKSPEDLNSIVRSVINVPETMLAKDVLNLLMKRRKSIAIVLDEYGGTSGLITVEDIVEELFGEIEDEHDSDTLIDTQISDTEFKFSARLEVDTINENYKLDLPENEQYETLGGLIVFETEGIPMEGDIVTIEHYKFTILETSNNKIDLVGLEILDKE; from the coding sequence ATGCTTACAGCGGTACTGATTATATTCACCATGCTAGTCCTAAGCGCCTTTTTCTCAGGCATGGAAATAGCATATGTATCTTCTAATAAGATACACATTGAGTTAGAAAAACGCCAAGAGGACTTCATAGGTCGTGTATTGCGCAATCTTACGGCGCAACCATCAAAGTTCATTATATCTATGCTTATAGGCAATAGCATTGCGCTAGTAGTCTATGGAATGTATATGGGAGATCTGGTCACTGAAGAACTTATTATACCACATCTAGAACTTACTGAAAGTTTGCAATTAGTAGTACAAACTATAATTTCAACCCTAGTAATTCTACTAACAGCAGAGTTTTTACCTAAAGTATTTTTCCAGATTTATTCAAATGAATTACTAAAATTCTTTGCACTACCGGCTTATATATTCTACTTATTATTCACACCCATTTCATGGATTTGTATAAAGATATCAGACTTTTTCTTACGTATATTTTTTAAATCTAATGGAGATCACATACAGCTTTCATTTTCAAAAATTGAACTAGGAAACTATATCACCGAGCAAATGGAAAGTGCTCAAGAACAAGATGAAGTAGATACTGAAATTCAAATATTTCAAAACGCTCTCGATTTTTCGGCTGTGAAAGCGCGCGAGGTAATGGTGCCACGTACAGAGATGATATCTGTCCAACAAGGTATAGATATTAAAGAGCTCAATAAAAAATTTGTAAGTACCGGACTTTCAAAGATTTTAATTCATCAAGAAACTATTGATGACATAACAGGCTATGTACATAGTTTTGATTTATTTAAATCTCCAGAAGATTTAAATAGTATTGTACGCAGTGTTATCAATGTGCCAGAAACCATGCTCGCAAAAGATGTTCTTAACCTTCTTATGAAAAGACGTAAGAGCATTGCTATTGTACTTGATGAATACGGTGGTACCTCTGGACTTATAACTGTTGAAGATATTGTAGAAGAGCTTTTTGGCGAGATAGAAGACGAACATGATTCTGACACCTTAATTGACACACAGATAAGTGATACAGAATTTAAATTCAGCGCTAGACTTGAAGTGGACACCATCAATGAGAATTACAAACTAGACCTACCTGAAAATGAACAATATGAAACTCTAGGTGGTCTGATCGTTTTTGAGACTGAAGGTATTCCTATGGAAGGTGATATTGTAACAATTGAACATTATAAATTCACCATTCTCGAGACTTCTAATAACAAGATTGACCTAGTAGGACTAGAAATACTCGATAAAGAATAA